Proteins encoded together in one Janthinobacterium tructae window:
- a CDS encoding leucine-rich repeat-containing protein kinase family protein produces the protein MHTLEQLHTGQLAGVRRLTLSCGLSDFPREIFDLADSLEILDLSGNALSSLPDDLPRLHKLRIIFCSDNLFTTLPAVLGSCPALEMIGFKANRIDHVPAAALPPRLRWLTLTDNAIEVLPDELGKCGALQKLMLAGNCLASLPASLANCRQLELVRIAANRFTALPDCLLSLPCLSWLAYAGNPFTEVRELVALTDAGTAVVAWSRLAVAQQLGEGASGVIYRARLDGRDDVAVKVFKGAMTSDGLPRSEMAACVGAGTHAGLIPILGTLDGHPQQAMGLVMPLIDAAFRNLAGPPSLASCTRDVYADGVRLDAPQALAIAHGIASAVCQLHARGIVHGDLYGHNILHAHAGACLLGDFGAASMFAPGSPQGDLLQGIEARAFGVLLGELIAHCATRLPGLQAMMDACLQEGVLRRPQFDVIERALRDMLPV, from the coding sequence GTGCATACACTGGAACAATTACACACTGGCCAACTGGCCGGCGTGCGCCGCCTGACGCTGTCCTGCGGCTTGAGCGACTTCCCCCGTGAGATATTCGACCTGGCCGACAGCCTGGAAATCCTTGATTTGTCGGGCAATGCGCTGTCCTCCCTGCCTGACGATTTGCCGCGCCTGCACAAGCTGCGCATCATTTTTTGCTCGGATAATCTGTTCACCACCTTGCCGGCCGTGCTCGGTTCCTGTCCTGCGCTGGAAATGATCGGTTTCAAGGCGAACCGGATCGACCATGTGCCAGCCGCAGCCTTGCCGCCCAGGCTGCGCTGGCTGACCCTGACCGACAATGCCATCGAAGTCTTGCCGGATGAGCTGGGCAAGTGCGGTGCATTGCAGAAACTCATGCTGGCGGGAAATTGTCTGGCCAGCTTGCCCGCCTCCCTGGCCAATTGCCGCCAATTGGAACTGGTGCGCATTGCCGCCAACCGTTTCACGGCGCTGCCCGATTGCCTGCTGTCTTTGCCGTGCCTGAGCTGGCTTGCGTACGCGGGCAACCCGTTCACGGAAGTGCGCGAACTGGTGGCCCTGACCGATGCCGGTACGGCGGTTGTGGCCTGGTCCCGCCTGGCAGTGGCGCAGCAGCTGGGCGAGGGCGCATCGGGCGTGATATACCGTGCCCGCCTCGATGGGCGTGATGATGTCGCCGTCAAAGTATTCAAGGGGGCGATGACCAGCGACGGCTTGCCACGCAGCGAAATGGCCGCCTGTGTCGGTGCGGGTACGCACGCGGGCCTGATTCCCATCCTTGGGACGCTCGATGGGCATCCGCAACAGGCGATGGGCCTGGTCATGCCGCTCATCGATGCTGCCTTCCGTAACCTGGCCGGTCCGCCCAGCCTGGCGTCATGTACGCGCGATGTGTATGCCGATGGCGTGCGCTTGGATGCGCCGCAAGCGCTGGCCATTGCCCATGGCATCGCCTCGGCCGTGTGCCAGTTGCATGCGCGCGGCATCGTGCATGGTGACTTGTATGGCCACAATATCCTGCATGCGCACGCCGGAGCCTGCCTGCTGGGCGATTTTGGCGCGGCGTCCATGTTTGCGCCCGGTTCGCCGCAAGGGGACTTGCTGCAGGGTATAGAGGCGCGCGCCTTTGGCGTGCTGCTGGGCGAGTTGATCGCGCATTGCGCGACGCGCTTGCCCGGTCTGCAGGCCATGATGGATGCCTGCCTGCAGGAAGGCGTGCTGCGGCGGCCACAGTTCGACGTGATCGAGCGGGCATTGCGAGACATGCTTCCCGTATAA